From the genome of Kluyveromyces lactis strain NRRL Y-1140 chromosome F complete sequence:
AGAGTCTAATATAACGGTCCTGTGATCCTGATGCAAGTAAATAATCACCCGGTACTGTTTCTCTGAACACCAAACTCTTGATCCAATCTTCATGTCCTTCCAATTTGGTAGCAAATTCTAGCTTGGACACACCTTCAGAATTTGAGACGAGACTGTAAATGAATACATTGACGTTGGTACCACCAATAGCGAGAATAAACTGAGTCTTCTCGATTTCATGCATTGATAAACAAAGTGGAAATACACCTTTCTGGACCGAAAATTCCTCTTGCAAAACATACTGATCCTCAATGAAAGACCAGACTGAGATGGAACCATCTGCACATCCAACAACCAGTAAATTTTTTAAAACTGCAAATACAGTGATAGTGTGTTTATGATGTTTTATTACTTGGATGCATTCAACTTCATCCATATGCCCTTCTCTCAATTTGGGAAAGTTCCACACTCTCACTTCGAAATCTTCCGAAGCGGACACCATCATATCAGTCCCCTTCACAAACCTGACACATGTGACTTCGGCAGTATGTCCCTTGAGAGTCTTGAACACGCCGTGATGGGAAGTGTCCATAGACTTCCATAGTGCTATCGTCTTACCTGCACCATATGCAACAACCTTGGTAGTCTCCTCTAAGTCTGAGACTTGAGTCTGTTTGTTGGCGCCAATGAAAATAGATTCTTGTGACAGCATTATGCTAGATGCAGTGCACTTTATGGAGTACTAAGTGTACAGAACCAAGAAAGTAATGGAGCTTGTCCAGTTAGTGTACCATTCTATGTAATTTGACGGCATCTCAGATTTCTattactgaaaaaaaaattgtttccaTGTAcaatgagatgagatgagatgagatgagatggaAAACGATATGAAACTAAGtatatcaaaagaaaagaacatatTAAATTAGTTCAATAAATAAACCATCCATTCAATGGACATGTAGATTTATATAAATGTTTTGTAATCACCGTATgtacaaaaaaaataataaatagtAAACCTTGGGCAATTCATAATGTCATGATCCCTATATTAGTGTTTTTCTGGAGTTCAGAAGAAAGGATGTCTTGGTAATGGTGAAAGTGGGACAACTTCAGTCCCTCAAGAATCCTATCGCTGAGCTAATGTTTGTATGAATCTTAGTATATCGCATGGGAATGAAGATTAGTTCAAATCAGTCACGCAACCATGGGAAGCATTTGAAACCAATTTTGCGTACTTGGATAAACATCCTCTAGTATAACGTGGAGGTGGAGCAGTCCATGTACTTCTACGTTCAgcgatttcttcttctggaacTAACAAGTCAATCTTGTTGTTATCAGCATCAATGATAATTTCGTCACCGTCACGAACCAAACCGATAGGACCACCTTCGGCAGCTTCTGGGACGATGTGACCGATCAAGAAACCGTGAGAACCACCGGAGAATCTACCGTCAGTCAATAGAGCAACATCCTTACCTAGACCGTAACCCATCAATGCAGAAGATGGCTTTAACATTTCAGGCATACCTGGACCACCTCTTGGCCCTTCGTATCTGATAATGACAACGGTTTTTTCACCCTTCTTGATTTCACCGTTTTCTAAAGCAGAAATAAAGCCTGGTTCGTCGTTGAATACTCTAGCCTTACCCTTGAAGTAAGTACCTTCTTTACCAGTAATTTTTCCGACTGACCCACCTGGGGCCAAACTTCCGTATAGAATTTGTAAATGACCACTTGTCTTAATTGGGTTAGTTAGAGGACGAATGATGTCTTGACCATCCTTCAAAGATACAGCCTTAGCTGCTCTTTCTGCTAAAGTGTCACCGGAGATGGTAATAGTGTTACCATGTAGGAAGCCTTCTTCGTACAAGTATTTGATAACAGCTTGGGTACCACCGACGGTAATCAAATCTGCCATCACATATTTACCAGAAGGTTTGAAATCACCCAACAATGGAGTCTTGTCACTAattctttggaaatcaTCTGGAGTAATCTTGACACCGGCAGAGTGAGCGACAGCAACCATATGAAGAACAGCGTTAGTGGAACCACCGGTAGCAATGACATATGTCATAGCGTTTTCGAAAGCTTCTTTGGTCATAACGTCACGAGGAGTAATTCCTAGTTCCATAGTCTTCTTGATAGCTTCACCGATAGTGTCACATTCGttcaatttttcctttgaaacTGCTGGGAAAGAGGAAGAGTTTGGCAAAGTCATACCCAAGACTTCGGCCACAGAGGCCATGGTGTTAGCAGTGTACATACCACCACAAGAACCTGGACCTGGACAAGCATGTTGCACAACATCTTGTCTTTCAGTTTCAGTAAATTCCTTGGATAAGTATTGACCATAGGACTGGAACGCAGAAACAACGtcaatcttctttggaatcTTAGCAGAACCACAAGTTGGAGAACCTGGCAAAATGGTACCACCATAAACCATAATGGAAGGTCTGTTATGTCTACCCATAGCCATCAAAACACCAGGCATGTTTTTATCACAAGATGGAATGGCGATATTGGCATCGTAATGTTGAGCCATCATAATGGTTTCGAACGAATCAGCAATAACTTCTCTAGATTGCAAAGAATATCTCATACCCTTGGTACCCATGGAAATACCATCAGAAACACCAATGGTATTGAATTGCATACCTTTCAACCCAGCCTTGTTAACGGATTCGGTGattctgttgttgaaaTCCATCAAATGCATATTACATGGATTACCAGACCACCAACATGAACCAACACCAACTTGAGCCTTGCCGAAATCGTCTTCCTTAAACCCCGTGGCATAAAGCATCGCTTGCGATGCACCCTGGTCCTTTGGTTCGGTGATGATATGCGAGTACTTGTTCAACTTCTTGCCCACATTTCTAGTGGTTGAAAACCTTCTTACAGCAGACTGTGAAAACATTATCTCTTAATGATCTTCGGTTCAATGTCTATATCTTGTTTCACTTTCAGGTGATAATCTTtaacaagaaataaaataaataacaataacaacAGTAGCAGTAGTAAGTTAGCAAATCCCAACTATTGtacaaagaaaactttcTATATATACAAAATACAAACGAGA
Proteins encoded in this window:
- the ILV3 gene encoding dihydroxy-acid dehydratase ILV3 (highly similar to uniprot|P39522 Saccharomyces cerevisiae YJR016C ILV3 Dihydroxyacid dehydratase catalyzes third step in the common pathway leading to biosynthesis of branched-chain amino acids) gives rise to the protein MFSQSAVRRFSTTRNVGKKLNKYSHIITEPKDQGASQAMLYATGFKEDDFGKAQVGVGSCWWSGNPCNMHLMDFNNRITESVNKAGLKGMQFNTIGVSDGISMGTKGMRYSLQSREVIADSFETIMMAQHYDANIAIPSCDKNMPGVLMAMGRHNRPSIMVYGGTILPGSPTCGSAKIPKKIDVVSAFQSYGQYLSKEFTETERQDVVQHACPGPGSCGGMYTANTMASVAEVLGMTLPNSSSFPAVSKEKLNECDTIGEAIKKTMELGITPRDVMTKEAFENAMTYVIATGGSTNAVLHMVAVAHSAGVKITPDDFQRISDKTPLLGDFKPSGKYVMADLITVGGTQAVIKYLYEEGFLHGNTITISGDTLAERAAKAVSLKDGQDIIRPLTNPIKTSGHLQILYGSLAPGGSVGKITGKEGTYFKGKARVFNDEPGFISALENGEIKKGEKTVVIIRYEGPRGGPGMPEMLKPSSALMGYGLGKDVALLTDGRFSGGSHGFLIGHIVPEAAEGGPIGLVRDGDEIIIDADNNKIDLLVPEEEIAERRSTWTAPPPRYTRGCLSKYAKLVSNASHGCVTDLN